In Helianthus annuus cultivar XRQ/B chromosome 8, HanXRQr2.0-SUNRISE, whole genome shotgun sequence, a single genomic region encodes these proteins:
- the LOC110873784 gene encoding serine/threonine-protein kinase OSR1 isoform X2 yields MFDKIKKRLIGLKKYPIGAEHYELYEEIGQGVSASVYRAKCLDNDEIVAIKVLDFERGNCDLNNVSRESQTMILVDHPNVLKSHCSFVNDHNLWVIMPFMAGGSCLHMLKAFHPEGFEEAIIATILREVLKALEYLHHHGHIHRDVKAGNILISDQGAIKLGDLGVSACLFDHGDRQRARNTFVGTPCWMAPEVMEQLHGYDFKADIWSFGITALELAHGHAPFSKYPPMKVLLMTLQNAPPGLDYESDKKFSKSFKQMTASCLVKDPSKRPSATKLLKHYFFKQARTNDYIARKLLEGLPTIGDRIQTMKQKEEDMLAQKKIPDGQKEEISQNEYKRGISGWNFDLEDVKAQASLIQDEDCVSERKLQHQLSSLSEASETTEAEGSAPAGYSALGFSIKSEDESSAAGSTNGHLVSHSSSPHADNVEINGKPFDGIPTHSHHRAASSGCIASLDSEKLQKQFSRVPSCNGTRSFQADDVVPGGDEHPVIQQKGRFKVTSECHDAAIPPVLQKSHSMQVIGQSHIGHQSSAVDFTPMPQNHLPLPALQFILQTNTLQRDCILNLMKANSTGDSIANLNVDGGCLPTNIPVSDKSTLDAANSNREKELLNEITYLQWRLACAQEELQKCRTENIQVMTPGSEFENFFSPRSTPE; encoded by the exons ATGTTTGACAAGATTAAAAAGCGATTGATTGGATTGAAAAAGTATCCAATCGGAGCCGAGCATTATGAGCTGTATGAGGAGATAGGCCAAGGTGTTAGCGCCTCCGTTTATCGAGCTAAGTGTCTTGATAATGATGAGATTGTGGCTATCAAAGTTCTCGATTTTGAACGCGGAAACTGCGATCTG AACAATGTATCGCGTGAGTCTCAGACAATGATCCTGGTTGACCATCCAAATGTTCTCAAATCACATTGTTCTTTTGTAAATGACCATAACCTATGGGTTATTATGCCTTTTATGGCTGGTGGTTCGTGTCTCCATATGTTGAAGGCTTTCCATCCTGAGGGTTTTGAAGAAGCTATTATTGCAACTATACTACGAGAGGTGTTAAAAGCATTGGAGTATCTTCATCATCATGGGCACATCCATAGAGATGTCAAA GCTGGAAACATTCTcattagtgaccaaggtgcaatcAAGTTGGGCGATTTGGGCGTTTCCGCTTGCTTATTTGATCATGGTGACAGACAACGTGCAAGGAATACATTTGTCGGAACACCATGCTG GATGGCGCCTGAGGTTATGGAGCAATTGCATGGATATGACTTCAA GGCTGATATATGGTCATTCGGTATAACGGCTCTCGAGCTTGCTCATGGGCATGCTCCTTTCTCTAAATACCCTCCAATGAAG GTTTTGCTAATGACCTTACAAAATGCACCTCCGGGTCTCGATTACGAGAGTGACAAGAAGTTCTCCAAG TCTTTTAAGCAGATGACTGCGAGTTGCCTAGTTAAAGATCCTTCAAAGCGTCCTTCTGCTACGAAGCTTTTGAAgcattatttttttaaacaagcTAGAACAAATGATTATATAGCACGTAAGCTTTTGGAAGGCCTCCCAACAATCGGTGATCGCATTCAGACAATGAAG CAAAAAGAGGAAGATATGCTTGCTCAAAAGAAAATTCCAGATGGGCAGAAGGAGGAAATTTCACAG AATGAATATAAAAGAGGGATCAGTGGATGGAACTTTGACCTTGAAGATGTGAAGGCACAGGCTTCTTTG ATCCAGGATGAGGACTGTGTATCTGAAAGGAAGCTTCAACATCAACTGTCATCCTTGAGTGAGGCTTCAGAAACTACTGAAGCT GAAGGATCTGCTCCAGCTGGATACTCAGCTTTGGGTTTCTCTAT AAAATCAGAAGATGAGTCAAGCGCCGCTGGTTCTACCAATGGACACTTGGTTTCCCATAGTTCATCTCCCCATGCTGATAACGTTGAGATTAATGGAAAACCTTTTGATGGCATTCCTACTCATTCACATCATAGAGCAGCTTCTTCTGGCTGCATTGCTTCACTGGATAG TGAAAAATTGCAAAAACAATTTTCTAGAGTCCCAAGCTGCAATGGCACACGATCATTTCAAGCAGATGATGTTGTCCCTG GTGGTGATGAACATCCAGTTATTCAACAGAAAGGGCGTTTTAAGGTTACATCCGAGTGTCACGAT GCAGCTATACCTCCTGTGTTGCAGAAGAGTCACAGTATGCAG GTAATAGGCCAAAGTCACATAGGTCATCAATCATCTGCGGTCGATTTTACTCCTATGCCACAAAATCATCTTCCTCTTCCCGCCCTCCAGTTTATTTTGCAGACAAATACTCTTCAAAGG GATTGCATTTTGAATCTAATGAAGGCAAACTCCACCGGAGATTCTATAG CTAACTTGAATGTAGATGGAGGCTGCTTACCTACCAACATTCCCGTATCAGATAAATCCACG CTGGATGCGGCAAACAGCAACAGGGAAAAGGAATTACTAAATGAAATAACTTATTTACAATGGAG GCTCGCATGTGCACAAGAGGAGCTCCAGAAATGTCGAACCGAAAATATTCAG GTTATGACTCCCGGTTCGGAATTCGAGAACTTtttttctccaagatcgactccTGAATAA
- the LOC110873784 gene encoding serine/threonine-protein kinase OSR1 isoform X1 — protein MFDKIKKRLIGLKKYPIGAEHYELYEEIGQGVSASVYRAKCLDNDEIVAIKVLDFERGNCDLNNVSRESQTMILVDHPNVLKSHCSFVNDHNLWVIMPFMAGGSCLHMLKAFHPEGFEEAIIATILREVLKALEYLHHHGHIHRDVKAGNILISDQGAIKLGDLGVSACLFDHGDRQRARNTFVGTPCWMAPEVMEQLHGYDFKADIWSFGITALELAHGHAPFSKYPPMKVLLMTLQNAPPGLDYESDKKFSKSFKQMTASCLVKDPSKRPSATKLLKHYFFKQARTNDYIARKLLEGLPTIGDRIQTMKQKEEDMLAQKKIPDGQKEEISQNEYKRGISGWNFDLEDVKAQASLIQDEDCVSERKLQHQLSSLSEASETTEAEGSAPAGYSALGFSIKSEDESSAAGSTNGHLVSHSSSPHADNVEINGKPFDGIPTHSHHRAASSGCIASLDSEKLQKQFSRVPSCNGTRSFQADDVVPAGGDEHPVIQQKGRFKVTSECHDAAIPPVLQKSHSMQVIGQSHIGHQSSAVDFTPMPQNHLPLPALQFILQTNTLQRDCILNLMKANSTGDSIANLNVDGGCLPTNIPVSDKSTLDAANSNREKELLNEITYLQWRLACAQEELQKCRTENIQVMTPGSEFENFFSPRSTPE, from the exons ATGTTTGACAAGATTAAAAAGCGATTGATTGGATTGAAAAAGTATCCAATCGGAGCCGAGCATTATGAGCTGTATGAGGAGATAGGCCAAGGTGTTAGCGCCTCCGTTTATCGAGCTAAGTGTCTTGATAATGATGAGATTGTGGCTATCAAAGTTCTCGATTTTGAACGCGGAAACTGCGATCTG AACAATGTATCGCGTGAGTCTCAGACAATGATCCTGGTTGACCATCCAAATGTTCTCAAATCACATTGTTCTTTTGTAAATGACCATAACCTATGGGTTATTATGCCTTTTATGGCTGGTGGTTCGTGTCTCCATATGTTGAAGGCTTTCCATCCTGAGGGTTTTGAAGAAGCTATTATTGCAACTATACTACGAGAGGTGTTAAAAGCATTGGAGTATCTTCATCATCATGGGCACATCCATAGAGATGTCAAA GCTGGAAACATTCTcattagtgaccaaggtgcaatcAAGTTGGGCGATTTGGGCGTTTCCGCTTGCTTATTTGATCATGGTGACAGACAACGTGCAAGGAATACATTTGTCGGAACACCATGCTG GATGGCGCCTGAGGTTATGGAGCAATTGCATGGATATGACTTCAA GGCTGATATATGGTCATTCGGTATAACGGCTCTCGAGCTTGCTCATGGGCATGCTCCTTTCTCTAAATACCCTCCAATGAAG GTTTTGCTAATGACCTTACAAAATGCACCTCCGGGTCTCGATTACGAGAGTGACAAGAAGTTCTCCAAG TCTTTTAAGCAGATGACTGCGAGTTGCCTAGTTAAAGATCCTTCAAAGCGTCCTTCTGCTACGAAGCTTTTGAAgcattatttttttaaacaagcTAGAACAAATGATTATATAGCACGTAAGCTTTTGGAAGGCCTCCCAACAATCGGTGATCGCATTCAGACAATGAAG CAAAAAGAGGAAGATATGCTTGCTCAAAAGAAAATTCCAGATGGGCAGAAGGAGGAAATTTCACAG AATGAATATAAAAGAGGGATCAGTGGATGGAACTTTGACCTTGAAGATGTGAAGGCACAGGCTTCTTTG ATCCAGGATGAGGACTGTGTATCTGAAAGGAAGCTTCAACATCAACTGTCATCCTTGAGTGAGGCTTCAGAAACTACTGAAGCT GAAGGATCTGCTCCAGCTGGATACTCAGCTTTGGGTTTCTCTAT AAAATCAGAAGATGAGTCAAGCGCCGCTGGTTCTACCAATGGACACTTGGTTTCCCATAGTTCATCTCCCCATGCTGATAACGTTGAGATTAATGGAAAACCTTTTGATGGCATTCCTACTCATTCACATCATAGAGCAGCTTCTTCTGGCTGCATTGCTTCACTGGATAG TGAAAAATTGCAAAAACAATTTTCTAGAGTCCCAAGCTGCAATGGCACACGATCATTTCAAGCAGATGATGTTGTCCCTG CAGGTGGTGATGAACATCCAGTTATTCAACAGAAAGGGCGTTTTAAGGTTACATCCGAGTGTCACGAT GCAGCTATACCTCCTGTGTTGCAGAAGAGTCACAGTATGCAG GTAATAGGCCAAAGTCACATAGGTCATCAATCATCTGCGGTCGATTTTACTCCTATGCCACAAAATCATCTTCCTCTTCCCGCCCTCCAGTTTATTTTGCAGACAAATACTCTTCAAAGG GATTGCATTTTGAATCTAATGAAGGCAAACTCCACCGGAGATTCTATAG CTAACTTGAATGTAGATGGAGGCTGCTTACCTACCAACATTCCCGTATCAGATAAATCCACG CTGGATGCGGCAAACAGCAACAGGGAAAAGGAATTACTAAATGAAATAACTTATTTACAATGGAG GCTCGCATGTGCACAAGAGGAGCTCCAGAAATGTCGAACCGAAAATATTCAG GTTATGACTCCCGGTTCGGAATTCGAGAACTTtttttctccaagatcgactccTGAATAA
- the LOC110873784 gene encoding serine/threonine-protein kinase OSR1 isoform X4, which translates to MFDKIKKRLIGLKKYPIGAEHYELYEEIGQGVSASVYRAKCLDNDEIVAIKVLDFERGNCDLNNVSRESQTMILVDHPNVLKSHCSFVNDHNLWVIMPFMAGGSCLHMLKAFHPEGFEEAIIATILREVLKALEYLHHHGHIHRDVKAGNILISDQGAIKLGDLGVSACLFDHGDRQRARNTFVGTPCWMAPEVMEQLHGYDFKADIWSFGITALELAHGHAPFSKYPPMKVLLMTLQNAPPGLDYESDKKFSKSFKQMTASCLVKDPSKRPSATKLLKHYFFKQARTNDYIARKLLEGLPTIGDRIQTMKQKEEDMLAQKKIPDGQKEEISQNEYKRGISGWNFDLEDVKAQASLIQDEDCVSERKLQHQLSSLSEASETTEAEGSAPAGYSALGFSIKSEDESSAAGSTNGHLVSHSSSPHADNVEINGKPFDGIPTHSHHRAASSGCIASLDSEKLQKQFSRVPSCNGTRSFQADDVVPGGDEHPVIQQKGRFKVTSECHDAAIPPVLQKSHSMQVIGQSHIGHQSSAVDFTPMPQNHLPLPALQFILQTNTLQRDCILNLMKANSTGDSIANLNVDGGCLPTNIPVSDKSTLDAANSNREKELLNEITYLQWRLACAQEELQKCRTENIQV; encoded by the exons ATGTTTGACAAGATTAAAAAGCGATTGATTGGATTGAAAAAGTATCCAATCGGAGCCGAGCATTATGAGCTGTATGAGGAGATAGGCCAAGGTGTTAGCGCCTCCGTTTATCGAGCTAAGTGTCTTGATAATGATGAGATTGTGGCTATCAAAGTTCTCGATTTTGAACGCGGAAACTGCGATCTG AACAATGTATCGCGTGAGTCTCAGACAATGATCCTGGTTGACCATCCAAATGTTCTCAAATCACATTGTTCTTTTGTAAATGACCATAACCTATGGGTTATTATGCCTTTTATGGCTGGTGGTTCGTGTCTCCATATGTTGAAGGCTTTCCATCCTGAGGGTTTTGAAGAAGCTATTATTGCAACTATACTACGAGAGGTGTTAAAAGCATTGGAGTATCTTCATCATCATGGGCACATCCATAGAGATGTCAAA GCTGGAAACATTCTcattagtgaccaaggtgcaatcAAGTTGGGCGATTTGGGCGTTTCCGCTTGCTTATTTGATCATGGTGACAGACAACGTGCAAGGAATACATTTGTCGGAACACCATGCTG GATGGCGCCTGAGGTTATGGAGCAATTGCATGGATATGACTTCAA GGCTGATATATGGTCATTCGGTATAACGGCTCTCGAGCTTGCTCATGGGCATGCTCCTTTCTCTAAATACCCTCCAATGAAG GTTTTGCTAATGACCTTACAAAATGCACCTCCGGGTCTCGATTACGAGAGTGACAAGAAGTTCTCCAAG TCTTTTAAGCAGATGACTGCGAGTTGCCTAGTTAAAGATCCTTCAAAGCGTCCTTCTGCTACGAAGCTTTTGAAgcattatttttttaaacaagcTAGAACAAATGATTATATAGCACGTAAGCTTTTGGAAGGCCTCCCAACAATCGGTGATCGCATTCAGACAATGAAG CAAAAAGAGGAAGATATGCTTGCTCAAAAGAAAATTCCAGATGGGCAGAAGGAGGAAATTTCACAG AATGAATATAAAAGAGGGATCAGTGGATGGAACTTTGACCTTGAAGATGTGAAGGCACAGGCTTCTTTG ATCCAGGATGAGGACTGTGTATCTGAAAGGAAGCTTCAACATCAACTGTCATCCTTGAGTGAGGCTTCAGAAACTACTGAAGCT GAAGGATCTGCTCCAGCTGGATACTCAGCTTTGGGTTTCTCTAT AAAATCAGAAGATGAGTCAAGCGCCGCTGGTTCTACCAATGGACACTTGGTTTCCCATAGTTCATCTCCCCATGCTGATAACGTTGAGATTAATGGAAAACCTTTTGATGGCATTCCTACTCATTCACATCATAGAGCAGCTTCTTCTGGCTGCATTGCTTCACTGGATAG TGAAAAATTGCAAAAACAATTTTCTAGAGTCCCAAGCTGCAATGGCACACGATCATTTCAAGCAGATGATGTTGTCCCTG GTGGTGATGAACATCCAGTTATTCAACAGAAAGGGCGTTTTAAGGTTACATCCGAGTGTCACGAT GCAGCTATACCTCCTGTGTTGCAGAAGAGTCACAGTATGCAG GTAATAGGCCAAAGTCACATAGGTCATCAATCATCTGCGGTCGATTTTACTCCTATGCCACAAAATCATCTTCCTCTTCCCGCCCTCCAGTTTATTTTGCAGACAAATACTCTTCAAAGG GATTGCATTTTGAATCTAATGAAGGCAAACTCCACCGGAGATTCTATAG CTAACTTGAATGTAGATGGAGGCTGCTTACCTACCAACATTCCCGTATCAGATAAATCCACG CTGGATGCGGCAAACAGCAACAGGGAAAAGGAATTACTAAATGAAATAACTTATTTACAATGGAG GCTCGCATGTGCACAAGAGGAGCTCCAGAAATGTCGAACCGAAAATATTCAG GTATGA
- the LOC110873784 gene encoding serine/threonine-protein kinase OSR1 isoform X3 — translation MFDKIKKRLIGLKKYPIGAEHYELYEEIGQGVSASVYRAKCLDNDEIVAIKVLDFERGNCDLNNVSRESQTMILVDHPNVLKSHCSFVNDHNLWVIMPFMAGGSCLHMLKAFHPEGFEEAIIATILREVLKALEYLHHHGHIHRDVKAGNILISDQGAIKLGDLGVSACLFDHGDRQRARNTFVGTPCWMAPEVMEQLHGYDFKADIWSFGITALELAHGHAPFSKYPPMKVLLMTLQNAPPGLDYESDKKFSKSFKQMTASCLVKDPSKRPSATKLLKHYFFKQARTNDYIARKLLEGLPTIGDRIQTMKQKEEDMLAQKKIPDGQKEEISQNEYKRGISGWNFDLEDVKAQASLIQDEDCVSERKLQHQLSSLSEASETTEAEGSAPAGYSALGFSIKSEDESSAAGSTNGHLVSHSSSPHADNVEINGKPFDGIPTHSHHRAASSGCIASLDSEKLQKQFSRVPSCNGTRSFQADDVVPAGGDEHPVIQQKGRFKVTSECHDAAIPPVLQKSHSMQVIGQSHIGHQSSAVDFTPMPQNHLPLPALQFILQTNTLQRDCILNLMKANSTGDSIANLNVDGGCLPTNIPVSDKSTLDAANSNREKELLNEITYLQWRLACAQEELQKCRTENIQV, via the exons ATGTTTGACAAGATTAAAAAGCGATTGATTGGATTGAAAAAGTATCCAATCGGAGCCGAGCATTATGAGCTGTATGAGGAGATAGGCCAAGGTGTTAGCGCCTCCGTTTATCGAGCTAAGTGTCTTGATAATGATGAGATTGTGGCTATCAAAGTTCTCGATTTTGAACGCGGAAACTGCGATCTG AACAATGTATCGCGTGAGTCTCAGACAATGATCCTGGTTGACCATCCAAATGTTCTCAAATCACATTGTTCTTTTGTAAATGACCATAACCTATGGGTTATTATGCCTTTTATGGCTGGTGGTTCGTGTCTCCATATGTTGAAGGCTTTCCATCCTGAGGGTTTTGAAGAAGCTATTATTGCAACTATACTACGAGAGGTGTTAAAAGCATTGGAGTATCTTCATCATCATGGGCACATCCATAGAGATGTCAAA GCTGGAAACATTCTcattagtgaccaaggtgcaatcAAGTTGGGCGATTTGGGCGTTTCCGCTTGCTTATTTGATCATGGTGACAGACAACGTGCAAGGAATACATTTGTCGGAACACCATGCTG GATGGCGCCTGAGGTTATGGAGCAATTGCATGGATATGACTTCAA GGCTGATATATGGTCATTCGGTATAACGGCTCTCGAGCTTGCTCATGGGCATGCTCCTTTCTCTAAATACCCTCCAATGAAG GTTTTGCTAATGACCTTACAAAATGCACCTCCGGGTCTCGATTACGAGAGTGACAAGAAGTTCTCCAAG TCTTTTAAGCAGATGACTGCGAGTTGCCTAGTTAAAGATCCTTCAAAGCGTCCTTCTGCTACGAAGCTTTTGAAgcattatttttttaaacaagcTAGAACAAATGATTATATAGCACGTAAGCTTTTGGAAGGCCTCCCAACAATCGGTGATCGCATTCAGACAATGAAG CAAAAAGAGGAAGATATGCTTGCTCAAAAGAAAATTCCAGATGGGCAGAAGGAGGAAATTTCACAG AATGAATATAAAAGAGGGATCAGTGGATGGAACTTTGACCTTGAAGATGTGAAGGCACAGGCTTCTTTG ATCCAGGATGAGGACTGTGTATCTGAAAGGAAGCTTCAACATCAACTGTCATCCTTGAGTGAGGCTTCAGAAACTACTGAAGCT GAAGGATCTGCTCCAGCTGGATACTCAGCTTTGGGTTTCTCTAT AAAATCAGAAGATGAGTCAAGCGCCGCTGGTTCTACCAATGGACACTTGGTTTCCCATAGTTCATCTCCCCATGCTGATAACGTTGAGATTAATGGAAAACCTTTTGATGGCATTCCTACTCATTCACATCATAGAGCAGCTTCTTCTGGCTGCATTGCTTCACTGGATAG TGAAAAATTGCAAAAACAATTTTCTAGAGTCCCAAGCTGCAATGGCACACGATCATTTCAAGCAGATGATGTTGTCCCTG CAGGTGGTGATGAACATCCAGTTATTCAACAGAAAGGGCGTTTTAAGGTTACATCCGAGTGTCACGAT GCAGCTATACCTCCTGTGTTGCAGAAGAGTCACAGTATGCAG GTAATAGGCCAAAGTCACATAGGTCATCAATCATCTGCGGTCGATTTTACTCCTATGCCACAAAATCATCTTCCTCTTCCCGCCCTCCAGTTTATTTTGCAGACAAATACTCTTCAAAGG GATTGCATTTTGAATCTAATGAAGGCAAACTCCACCGGAGATTCTATAG CTAACTTGAATGTAGATGGAGGCTGCTTACCTACCAACATTCCCGTATCAGATAAATCCACG CTGGATGCGGCAAACAGCAACAGGGAAAAGGAATTACTAAATGAAATAACTTATTTACAATGGAG GCTCGCATGTGCACAAGAGGAGCTCCAGAAATGTCGAACCGAAAATATTCAG GTATGA